The following are encoded in a window of Roseivirga misakiensis genomic DNA:
- the gap gene encoding type I glyceraldehyde-3-phosphate dehydrogenase: MSMTRVAINGFGRIGRLTFKALLKKENIEVVAINDLTDTKTLAHLLKYDSVHGRFDGTVSATADGIVVNGKEIKIYAEREPRNLPWSDLAVDVVLESTGFFLDEAGAGQHLEAGAKKVVISAPAKGGVPTVVLGVNDDTMTGEETILSNASCTTNCLAPMAKVLDDAFGIEHGYITTVHAYTSDQRLQDAPHRDLRRARAGAYSIIPTSTGAAKAVGLVLPHLAGKLDGIAMRVPIPDGSLTDLTVVLKKEATKEKINAAMKAAADGPMKGILEYTEDPIVSIDIVGNPHSNIFDSQLTSAQGTLVKVVGWYDNEAGYSNRAADLIERIS, encoded by the coding sequence ATGTCTATGACAAGAGTAGCGATTAATGGTTTTGGAAGAATCGGTAGATTAACTTTCAAAGCATTATTAAAAAAAGAAAACATTGAAGTAGTAGCAATCAATGACTTGACTGATACTAAAACCCTTGCTCACCTTTTAAAGTACGATTCTGTACATGGTAGATTTGACGGCACTGTATCTGCAACTGCAGACGGCATTGTTGTTAATGGTAAGGAAATTAAAATATACGCTGAAAGAGAACCAAGAAACCTCCCTTGGAGCGACTTGGCTGTTGATGTGGTTTTGGAATCTACTGGTTTCTTTCTAGATGAAGCTGGTGCTGGACAACACCTAGAAGCTGGCGCTAAAAAAGTAGTTATCTCTGCCCCTGCTAAAGGAGGAGTTCCAACTGTTGTATTAGGTGTTAACGATGATACAATGACTGGTGAAGAAACTATCCTTTCTAACGCATCATGTACAACTAACTGCTTGGCACCAATGGCCAAAGTATTGGACGATGCCTTCGGTATTGAGCATGGTTACATTACTACGGTTCATGCTTATACTTCAGATCAGAGATTACAAGATGCTCCTCACAGAGATTTGAGAAGAGCTAGAGCAGGTGCTTATTCAATCATCCCAACTTCTACTGGCGCAGCTAAAGCTGTAGGACTTGTATTGCCTCACTTAGCAGGTAAATTAGATGGTATAGCCATGAGAGTTCCTATTCCTGATGGTTCATTAACTGACCTTACAGTAGTGCTTAAAAAAGAAGCTACGAAAGAGAAAATCAATGCCGCAATGAAAGCTGCTGCTGATGGACCAATGAAAGGTATTTTGGAATATACTGAGGATCCAATCGTATCTATCGATATCGTCGGAAACCCTCACTCAAATATTTTCGATTCTCAATTAACTTCTGCTCAAGGAACCTTAGTGAAGGTAGTTGGTTGGTACGACAATGAAGCTGGTTACTCAAACCGAGCGGCGGATTTGATCGAAAGAATCTCTTAA
- a CDS encoding PspC domain-containing protein: protein MILGVSGWVGDKMGFTEQQVRIGFVIGFFVFGVGVGLYLILWLVKVISGE, encoded by the coding sequence ATGATTTTAGGAGTATCAGGTTGGGTTGGCGACAAAATGGGATTCACAGAACAACAAGTTAGAATCGGATTTGTAATCGGATTCTTTGTTTTTGGAGTAGGAGTTGGTCTTTACCTTATTCTTTGGTTAGTGAAGGTAATTTCAGGAGAGTGA
- a CDS encoding family 20 glycosylhydrolase, whose amino-acid sequence MRNLFLLVVLVFAIFSCDKTTSLHNIEGEYELNAVPMPQSFTPVNQVVRFSNASEVFASDDALKPLIELFVEELASVSGHSLAMAESAGSSADIVFSLDDSIAPETYKIEISETVKVSGGSYAALAMARSTLLQIASDDEGQLAFPVMTIEDTPDSEYRGLMIDLARNWHTVENLKSLIDMASFYKSNYVHLHFTDYQSYTLPSKKYPNLSTPDRHYTFEDLEELERYSQKRGITIIPEIDIPGHASAIVKAYPELFALKDIKENPWTINMGKEEVYTALDEIIGELIPVFKATPYFHIGGDEAIFHKVESDPDVQSYMKANNLGEDVHELYRHFLVRMNDIVKKHGKQMAVWEGFRTDGEVEIPKDIIVYEFETNRYLPNELVRDGYTVVNTSWKPLYVVNRKKFAPETIYNWNVWRWENWFPRAPSFVPIQLERTNQIVGAQMCAWEQPQASEFRSLRKRLPVMMERIWSHDQRQAFDVFMTKLEATDQVLSKLSGITEQDDKLHGYDYVDDRPNK is encoded by the coding sequence ATGAGAAACTTATTTTTACTCGTCGTACTTGTATTCGCAATTTTTTCATGTGATAAGACCACCTCATTGCACAACATTGAAGGAGAATATGAATTGAATGCCGTACCAATGCCACAATCATTTACTCCTGTAAATCAGGTGGTCAGGTTTTCAAATGCTAGCGAAGTCTTTGCATCAGACGACGCACTGAAACCCTTAATTGAGCTTTTTGTCGAAGAGTTGGCTTCCGTTTCTGGTCATTCCTTAGCCATGGCCGAATCAGCAGGAAGTTCAGCAGATATTGTTTTTTCGCTAGACGATTCAATAGCACCTGAGACCTATAAAATCGAGATATCTGAGACAGTCAAAGTTAGTGGAGGTAGTTATGCTGCATTGGCCATGGCACGATCTACGCTTTTACAAATCGCTAGTGATGATGAAGGTCAATTGGCATTTCCGGTAATGACCATAGAAGATACACCTGATTCAGAATACAGAGGCTTAATGATCGATTTGGCCAGAAACTGGCACACGGTAGAAAATCTAAAGAGCTTAATTGATATGGCGTCATTCTACAAGTCGAACTATGTCCATCTACACTTTACTGATTACCAATCATACACCTTGCCTTCGAAGAAATATCCGAATCTTTCAACCCCTGATCGCCATTATACATTTGAAGATTTAGAAGAATTGGAGCGATATTCTCAGAAAAGAGGTATTACAATCATACCAGAAATTGACATACCAGGTCATGCGAGTGCTATTGTGAAGGCTTATCCTGAATTATTTGCGCTAAAAGACATCAAGGAAAACCCTTGGACAATTAATATGGGTAAAGAAGAGGTTTATACGGCACTGGATGAGATTATTGGTGAGCTAATCCCCGTTTTTAAGGCAACGCCTTACTTCCATATCGGTGGAGACGAAGCCATATTTCATAAAGTGGAAAGCGACCCTGATGTTCAGTCCTATATGAAGGCTAATAACCTTGGAGAAGATGTTCACGAATTATATCGACACTTTCTAGTTAGAATGAACGATATCGTCAAAAAGCATGGTAAACAAATGGCAGTTTGGGAAGGCTTCAGAACCGACGGAGAAGTCGAGATTCCGAAAGATATCATAGTCTATGAATTTGAAACCAATCGCTATTTACCGAATGAGCTGGTCAGAGACGGCTACACTGTGGTGAACACCTCTTGGAAACCACTCTATGTTGTTAACAGAAAGAAATTCGCACCAGAAACAATCTACAATTGGAATGTTTGGCGTTGGGAAAACTGGTTCCCTCGGGCACCTTCCTTCGTACCGATCCAATTAGAGAGAACAAACCAAATAGTCGGAGCTCAAATGTGTGCATGGGAGCAACCGCAAGCCTCAGAGTTTAGGAGCTTGAGAAAGAGACTGCCAGTAATGATGGAACGCATTTGGAGTCATGATCAGAGGCAAGCGTTTGATGTATTTATGACCAAACTGGAAGCAACAGATCAAGTGCTATCTAAATTGAGCGGTATCACCGAGCAAGACGATAAGCTTCACGGGTATGACTATGTGGATGATCGACCGAACAAGTAA
- a CDS encoding NAD(P)/FAD-dependent oxidoreductase, whose product MSKRIIVVGAGAWGGWAAYHLQKSGCHVTLIDKNGPGNAWAGSGGKSRIIRLAYGGNNDYTNLTEESLKLWKDYDERWNESLFHQKEALWLFRGIPATYADLSVPLMKAKGYSLNQVPITGLVEKYPEINFSDITSAFIEREAGYLEANRACGVVKGKFEQLGGRYLQANVIALSKAEGRVNGVILDSGEELSADYTVLACGPWLSQLVPAIKAHIHISRQEVYYFEAPSQYAALPIWLEFRGADQMYYGIPDHFQEGFKFAYDERTWALDPTKDDRGITEEILRQMRKILANRFPALAKANVLKHHTCVYENAQDGDFIIDGIPGTKNAMMLAGSSGHGFKMGPAIGRLISDHLLEGKPIPTAFSLQRFADSCPRKSQYEVN is encoded by the coding sequence ATGTCAAAACGAATTATCGTAGTAGGTGCTGGTGCTTGGGGTGGCTGGGCAGCTTATCATTTACAAAAATCGGGTTGTCATGTTACCTTGATCGATAAGAATGGACCTGGAAATGCATGGGCAGGTAGTGGAGGTAAAAGTAGAATCATTCGTTTAGCTTATGGCGGTAATAACGACTACACCAACTTAACCGAAGAGTCTTTAAAACTTTGGAAAGATTATGATGAAAGATGGAATGAAAGTCTATTTCATCAAAAGGAAGCCTTGTGGCTTTTTCGAGGTATTCCCGCCACTTATGCCGATCTATCGGTTCCTTTAATGAAGGCCAAAGGCTATTCCCTAAATCAAGTTCCGATAACTGGATTGGTAGAAAAGTATCCAGAGATAAATTTTTCAGATATCACTAGCGCCTTTATTGAGCGGGAGGCGGGATATCTAGAAGCAAATCGAGCATGTGGTGTTGTCAAAGGTAAATTCGAGCAACTTGGCGGTAGGTATCTTCAAGCAAATGTAATTGCCCTTTCTAAAGCAGAAGGTCGAGTAAATGGTGTAATACTTGATTCTGGAGAGGAGTTGTCCGCGGACTATACCGTTCTCGCTTGTGGACCGTGGCTATCTCAACTTGTTCCAGCCATAAAGGCACATATCCATATTTCTCGACAAGAAGTCTACTACTTTGAGGCGCCATCCCAATATGCAGCACTTCCAATTTGGTTAGAATTTAGAGGTGCCGATCAGATGTATTACGGCATACCCGATCACTTTCAAGAAGGGTTCAAATTTGCCTATGATGAAAGAACTTGGGCACTAGACCCAACTAAGGATGATAGAGGAATCACCGAAGAAATTTTAAGGCAAATGCGAAAGATTTTGGCTAACCGATTTCCAGCACTTGCCAAGGCCAACGTGTTAAAACATCACACCTGTGTCTATGAAAACGCTCAAGATGGAGACTTTATCATCGACGGTATACCGGGAACAAAAAATGCAATGATGTTGGCAGGTTCATCGGGCCATGGTTTTAAAATGGGACCTGCCATAGGTCGATTGATTTCAGATCATTTGCTAGAAGGTAAACCGATACCAACCGCCTTTTCCCTCCAAAGATTTGCCGATAGCTGCCCTAGAAAAAGTCAATACGAAGTAAATTAG
- a CDS encoding glucosidase family protein, with translation MMTQIRLIAITLAFIFSSNAFAQTGNGYWKIKNTNAIAWELKSDHQLPHSDNIEMAGKRVAGIVSYAVDENGILTLSRQVFFPQLHPFIKSTDPGWYVFRAYLKDTHEDDILPKVFLGDKRIVPGTLKKVTIDGVISFDHNPSKSGISISRKLFPSSSERMFVEELTLTNTTSQTLDLDIGHVTKQYSDRGESGEFITTIQSDAPEKVSLNAGESFSYAVKIMAQMASEVLPRQTAEQALAEREAFLKQMSDALILETPDKTLNTLFEFSKVRASESIFESKLGLIHSPGGGRYYVGIWANDQAEYVSPFFPFLGYDVGNESAINTYKAFVTDTDDSYTKIRYAFEVEDKRPPSPLDRGDAAMIAYGASQFALALGDKAVAKEIWPLIQWSLEYNRRQLNDEGVVKSESDEMEGRIETGDANLSTAALYYGALDHAADLAKALGEPKRVSNTYRKQAKTLAQNIENYFGANVEGLDTYKYYKEHKYLRHWICLPLVVGINDRKDATIEALFDRLWTENGVHVEKNSDNEAVTKIFWDRGTLYALRGTFLSGATDVSLSKLQEFSNTRLLGNRVPYVVEAFPEGSMAHLSAESGLYCRVFIEGMFGMKITGFDSFKLQPRLPNGWNEMALRSIRAFGKNFDLEVKRDGDRTNIKIIDHESGEILMNQSTDLSKAMSFKFK, from the coding sequence ATGATGACTCAAATCAGACTTATCGCCATTACGCTTGCCTTTATTTTTTCATCTAATGCATTTGCACAAACTGGAAATGGCTATTGGAAAATAAAGAATACCAACGCCATAGCGTGGGAGTTAAAAAGCGATCATCAGTTGCCACATAGTGACAATATAGAAATGGCGGGTAAAAGGGTCGCTGGTATTGTGAGCTATGCTGTGGATGAAAATGGAATACTTACTTTGAGTCGGCAAGTCTTTTTCCCACAGTTACACCCATTCATTAAGTCCACTGATCCCGGGTGGTATGTTTTCAGGGCATATTTAAAGGATACTCATGAAGATGACATTTTGCCAAAAGTATTTTTAGGCGATAAACGAATTGTACCAGGAACATTGAAGAAAGTCACGATCGATGGGGTGATTAGCTTCGACCACAACCCTTCCAAATCGGGGATTTCTATTTCGCGGAAACTATTTCCTTCATCCTCTGAGCGGATGTTCGTGGAAGAATTGACTTTAACCAACACAACTTCTCAAACCTTAGATTTAGATATCGGTCATGTGACCAAGCAGTATTCAGACCGAGGTGAAAGCGGTGAATTTATCACAACTATTCAATCTGATGCGCCAGAAAAAGTAAGCTTAAACGCTGGTGAATCCTTTTCGTATGCCGTCAAAATAATGGCGCAAATGGCTTCAGAAGTTTTACCTCGTCAAACAGCTGAACAGGCTTTGGCAGAAAGAGAAGCTTTCTTGAAACAGATGTCTGATGCGCTTATACTGGAAACACCTGATAAGACGCTGAATACCTTATTTGAATTTTCTAAAGTCCGAGCTTCAGAAAGCATTTTTGAGTCAAAGTTGGGGTTGATCCACTCACCCGGTGGTGGCCGATATTATGTGGGTATTTGGGCAAATGATCAGGCGGAATATGTTAGTCCATTTTTTCCATTTTTAGGGTATGATGTCGGAAATGAATCCGCCATTAACACTTATAAAGCTTTTGTAACAGATACCGATGACAGCTACACTAAAATTAGATATGCGTTTGAGGTGGAAGATAAAAGACCTCCATCACCATTAGATAGAGGGGATGCCGCTATGATCGCTTATGGAGCGAGTCAGTTTGCCTTGGCACTAGGAGATAAAGCTGTGGCCAAAGAAATATGGCCGCTGATTCAGTGGTCATTAGAATATAACCGCCGCCAGTTGAATGATGAAGGGGTAGTAAAGTCGGAATCCGATGAAATGGAGGGTAGAATTGAAACAGGGGACGCTAATTTATCGACCGCAGCGCTCTACTATGGTGCTTTGGATCATGCCGCCGACTTGGCAAAGGCCTTAGGAGAGCCAAAGAGGGTATCTAACACTTATAGAAAACAAGCGAAAACGCTCGCGCAAAACATTGAAAATTACTTCGGGGCCAATGTTGAGGGATTAGATACTTATAAATACTACAAAGAACATAAATACCTGAGGCATTGGATTTGTCTCCCACTGGTAGTGGGTATAAATGATCGAAAAGATGCTACTATTGAGGCGTTATTCGATCGATTGTGGACTGAAAATGGCGTTCACGTTGAAAAGAACAGCGATAACGAAGCCGTTACCAAAATCTTCTGGGATCGCGGTACATTATACGCCCTTCGTGGTACATTCCTTTCTGGTGCCACAGATGTCTCTTTAAGCAAGCTCCAAGAGTTCTCCAATACTAGGCTGTTAGGGAACAGAGTGCCCTATGTGGTAGAAGCCTTTCCAGAAGGTAGCATGGCGCATCTTTCGGCAGAAAGTGGATTGTATTGCCGTGTGTTTATTGAAGGCATGTTCGGCATGAAAATTACTGGGTTTGACAGTTTTAAGTTGCAACCAAGACTTCCAAACGGATGGAATGAAATGGCTTTGCGAAGCATCCGTGCCTTCGGTAAAAACTTCGATCTAGAAGTGAAAAGAGATGGCGATAGGACGAATATCAAAATCATTGATCATGAAAGTGGCGAAATTCTTATGAACCAAAGCACTGACCTTAGTAAGGCAATGTCCTTCAAATTCAAATAG
- the treF gene encoding alpha,alpha-trehalase TreF, with protein sequence MGKLLHLENDLQELFVDLHASGLWADGKEISDAITFTAPEEILAKYRSENDKEGFDIKAFFERYFSKAPTREIDYKSDTTAPVEDHIQKLWEVLSRTPEASDFHSSLVQLPHPYIVPGGRFNEIYYWDSYFTMLGLAVSGKVDMIEAMVKNFAYMIDEFGFIPNGNRSYYLGRSQPPFFAPMVALLAEEKGDEVLATFLPALIKEHDFWMAGADQVTDGKPAFKRVVRMPDSSLLNRHFDNIPNPRAEMFSDDVELIESKGDAGKKTLLDIRAACESGWDFSSRWCEKPESLATIRTTDLVQVDLNCLLYYLEKLIAKASDNSNQRGHYSKMADDRKQAILKYFWNSTTSYFHDFNWVEGHQTASINAAASYPLFFEICDQDQAVAVASIMEKELLMDGGLLTTNFESGQQWDAPNGWAPLQWMAIKGLRNYGQNDLADQIKKNWVALNTKVFQNTGKMMEKYNVVDTNLLSGGGEYPVQDGFGWTNGVLLKLLSE encoded by the coding sequence ATGGGAAAACTCTTACATCTGGAAAATGACTTACAGGAATTATTCGTCGATTTACATGCCTCTGGCCTTTGGGCTGATGGAAAGGAAATTTCTGATGCCATAACCTTTACGGCTCCAGAAGAAATTCTTGCAAAGTACAGATCAGAAAATGATAAGGAGGGTTTTGATATCAAAGCATTTTTCGAGCGTTATTTCAGTAAGGCACCCACCAGAGAAATAGACTATAAAAGTGATACCACGGCTCCCGTAGAAGATCATATTCAAAAGCTTTGGGAAGTTCTCTCTCGAACACCAGAGGCTTCGGATTTTCATTCTTCCCTTGTACAATTACCACACCCCTACATAGTACCAGGTGGCAGGTTCAACGAAATATATTATTGGGACAGTTATTTCACCATGTTGGGTTTGGCTGTGAGTGGAAAGGTAGATATGATAGAAGCGATGGTTAAGAACTTCGCTTATATGATCGATGAGTTCGGTTTTATCCCAAATGGTAATAGAAGTTATTACCTAGGCCGATCGCAACCTCCTTTTTTCGCCCCTATGGTGGCCTTATTGGCCGAAGAGAAAGGCGACGAAGTGCTAGCCACTTTTCTACCTGCCTTAATTAAAGAACACGATTTTTGGATGGCTGGTGCCGACCAAGTCACTGATGGAAAACCGGCCTTTAAACGAGTTGTTCGCATGCCTGATAGCAGCCTGCTAAATAGGCATTTCGACAATATTCCCAATCCAAGAGCTGAAATGTTTTCTGATGATGTTGAGTTGATCGAATCTAAAGGAGATGCTGGTAAAAAGACATTGCTGGATATTAGAGCTGCCTGTGAATCTGGGTGGGATTTTAGCTCTCGTTGGTGCGAAAAACCAGAAAGTCTCGCGACTATCCGGACTACTGATTTGGTGCAAGTTGACTTGAATTGCCTACTATACTATTTGGAAAAACTCATTGCCAAAGCAAGTGACAATTCAAATCAACGCGGTCACTATTCTAAAATGGCAGATGATCGGAAGCAGGCTATTCTAAAGTATTTCTGGAATAGTACGACCTCCTATTTTCATGATTTTAATTGGGTTGAAGGTCACCAGACCGCGTCAATTAACGCCGCTGCCTCCTACCCTCTTTTCTTTGAAATTTGCGACCAAGATCAAGCGGTAGCTGTAGCCAGTATAATGGAAAAGGAACTGTTAATGGATGGTGGCTTATTAACTACCAATTTTGAGTCGGGCCAACAGTGGGATGCACCTAATGGCTGGGCACCGCTGCAATGGATGGCCATAAAAGGTCTTCGTAATTATGGACAAAATGATCTGGCTGATCAGATTAAGAAGAACTGGGTAGCCTTGAATACAAAGGTTTTTCAAAACACTGGCAAGATGATGGAAAAATACAATGTAGTTGACACCAACTTACTTAGTGGTGGCGGTGAATACCCTGTTCAAGATGGTTTCGGTTGGACGAATGGGGTGCTCTTAAAGCTACTATCCGAATAG
- the galK gene encoding galactokinase codes for MTSLRSIAQEFGKLSAATPRYFRSPGRINVIGDHTDYNMGLVLPAAIDKYVTIAIAQNNDGLIRVKALDIDEEISIELSGSKSDPKEHWSSYFIGVCEILLEKGVQVTGVDCTFSSNIPIGAGLSSSAAICCCFAFGLNELFNGGLSRQELVLVAQQTEHEYVGLQCGTMDQSASLLGKKDQVLKIDCRSQEVSYASLALGDYSFIVCDSQVKHSLASSGYNNRKNDCIKAAESFGVKSVREISSAMLKEKKDLNPIIRQRLNFVIEENDRVEKVSRLLEEGNLSEVGQLIYASHEGLKNQYEVSCQELDFLVDTTHQMPYILGARLMGGGFGGCTINLLETKQIAEFKSTISRRYEEAFGISPRFFDVNIVNGTEELFA; via the coding sequence ATGACGAGCCTCCGATCGATCGCGCAAGAATTTGGCAAATTATCAGCTGCTACACCCCGATACTTTCGTTCACCTGGTAGAATTAATGTAATTGGTGATCATACTGATTACAACATGGGGTTGGTGCTACCTGCCGCAATTGATAAGTATGTAACCATAGCCATTGCTCAAAATAATGATGGCTTAATACGAGTGAAAGCCTTAGATATAGATGAGGAGATCTCTATTGAGCTTTCTGGGAGTAAAAGCGATCCAAAAGAGCATTGGTCAAGCTACTTTATCGGGGTATGCGAAATACTCCTTGAGAAAGGGGTTCAAGTTACTGGGGTCGATTGCACTTTTTCTAGTAACATACCTATAGGAGCGGGTCTCTCTTCTTCCGCAGCGATTTGCTGTTGTTTCGCCTTTGGGCTTAATGAATTGTTCAATGGTGGATTGAGTCGGCAAGAACTGGTATTGGTGGCTCAGCAAACTGAACATGAATATGTAGGCCTTCAGTGCGGTACTATGGATCAATCGGCAAGTTTACTGGGCAAAAAAGATCAAGTCTTGAAAATAGACTGCCGATCACAAGAGGTTTCATATGCTTCGCTGGCTTTGGGAGACTACTCATTCATTGTCTGCGATTCTCAAGTTAAACACTCTCTTGCTTCTTCTGGATACAACAATCGGAAGAATGATTGTATTAAAGCGGCCGAGTCTTTTGGTGTCAAAAGTGTTAGAGAAATTAGTTCTGCGATGTTAAAAGAGAAGAAGGACTTAAACCCAATCATAAGACAAAGGCTCAATTTTGTAATCGAAGAGAATGATCGGGTGGAAAAAGTCAGCAGACTTTTAGAAGAAGGTAATCTAAGTGAAGTCGGGCAATTGATATATGCTTCACATGAAGGACTAAAAAACCAGTACGAAGTCAGTTGTCAAGAATTGGACTTCTTGGTGGATACTACTCACCAGATGCCTTATATCCTCGGTGCTAGACTAATGGGTGGTGGTTTTGGTGGTTGTACAATCAACCTACTTGAGACAAAGCAGATAGCCGAATTCAAAAGCACAATCTCTAGGAGATACGAAGAGGCTTTTGGGATATCGCCAAGGTTCTTTGATGTTAATATAGTGAACGGTACAGAGGAGCTATTTGCCTGA
- a CDS encoding sodium/sugar symporter: MSTLDLVVFISYCAIIIGVGLYISTRKRNIEKTSQDYFLAGKSLTWWAIGASFIAANISAEQFIGMSGSGFALGIAISSYEWMGALTLLLVGKFLLPIFIKKQIYTMPQFLAERYNKNVKTVMATFWIGVYVFVNLTSVLYLGSLAIETVMGVDRLTATIALALFAMGYSIYGGLSAVAWTDVIQVIVLVIGGLATTYLALDQVGDGAGAIEGFQTLMAETSSHFDSILDRSHPYFKDLPGWGVIIGGMWIANISYWGLNQYIVQRALAAKSLKDAQLGVMFAGYLKLLMPLIVVVPGIAAYYLVQKEGLVDVGNMQIASDAFNSLGDESITKVMVDPDLMEVKKDKAYPALLGFLPSGFKGIAFAALVAAIISSLASMANSTATIFTMDIYKEYIGKNASETKLVKVGRLAALIGFVLAVLVSPLLSELDQAFQYIQEYTGFVTPGVVAIFLLGMFWKKTTPNAALVGGLATFIASILFKQFMDHVPFLDRMGYVFLICCVLMIVTSLLEGKGQPSSKALTIGNFNFKTSPAFNIGAVGICIILTVLYIVFQ; this comes from the coding sequence ATGTCAACATTAGACTTAGTTGTTTTCATCAGCTACTGCGCGATCATTATCGGCGTTGGATTATACATTTCTACTCGAAAGAGGAACATTGAAAAAACATCGCAGGACTATTTCCTAGCTGGTAAATCATTGACTTGGTGGGCCATTGGTGCCTCTTTTATTGCCGCAAACATTTCTGCCGAACAGTTCATCGGTATGTCAGGTTCTGGTTTTGCTTTGGGCATAGCCATTTCGTCTTATGAATGGATGGGAGCATTAACGCTTTTACTTGTTGGTAAATTTTTGCTCCCAATCTTCATTAAGAAGCAGATTTACACCATGCCTCAATTTCTAGCTGAGCGGTACAATAAAAACGTAAAAACAGTCATGGCTACTTTCTGGATTGGGGTTTACGTTTTTGTGAACTTGACCTCTGTTCTATACCTAGGTTCTCTTGCTATAGAAACAGTCATGGGTGTAGACCGGCTGACAGCTACGATAGCCTTAGCATTATTCGCAATGGGTTACTCTATTTATGGAGGTTTATCGGCGGTAGCTTGGACGGATGTTATCCAGGTGATCGTTTTGGTGATAGGAGGTTTGGCAACTACCTACCTCGCGCTCGATCAAGTTGGAGACGGTGCTGGCGCTATTGAGGGTTTTCAAACGCTTATGGCAGAAACTTCAAGCCATTTTGATTCCATTTTAGATAGAAGCCACCCGTACTTCAAAGACCTTCCTGGTTGGGGCGTTATCATTGGTGGAATGTGGATCGCCAATATCAGCTATTGGGGCTTAAACCAATATATTGTTCAAAGAGCACTTGCTGCAAAATCATTAAAAGACGCACAATTGGGGGTTATGTTTGCCGGCTATTTAAAGTTACTTATGCCTTTAATAGTTGTGGTGCCGGGTATTGCAGCCTACTATCTCGTTCAAAAAGAAGGGCTAGTAGATGTTGGCAATATGCAAATTGCGAGTGATGCCTTTAATTCGCTTGGAGATGAAAGCATTACGAAGGTGATGGTAGATCCTGATTTAATGGAAGTGAAAAAAGATAAGGCCTACCCTGCTCTTTTAGGCTTTCTGCCTTCTGGGTTTAAGGGAATAGCGTTTGCTGCACTTGTTGCAGCTATCATATCCTCTTTAGCTTCTATGGCCAATAGTACCGCCACCATTTTCACAATGGATATCTACAAAGAGTATATTGGTAAGAATGCCTCTGAAACTAAGTTGGTAAAAGTGGGTCGATTGGCCGCTTTGATCGGCTTTGTTCTCGCTGTGCTGGTTTCTCCCCTTTTGAGCGAATTAGATCAAGCTTTCCAATATATACAGGAGTACACGGGATTTGTAACCCCTGGCGTGGTGGCTATTTTCTTGCTAGGTATGTTTTGGAAAAAGACAACACCAAACGCGGCCTTGGTCGGAGGGCTTGCCACGTTTATCGCGTCGATTCTCTTTAAGCAATTTATGGATCATGTTCCATTCTTAGATCGAATGGGATACGTATTCTTGATTTGTTGCGTCTTGATGATTGTAACCTCACTACTTGAAGGTAAAGGGCAACCATCTTCGAAGGCATTGACAATTGGCAATTTTAATTTTAAGACTAGTCCCGCTTTTAATATTGGAGCCGTGGGGATCTGCATTATACTAACCGTTTTATACATCGTATTTCAATGA